One genomic segment of Tachyglossus aculeatus isolate mTacAcu1 chromosome 17, mTacAcu1.pri, whole genome shotgun sequence includes these proteins:
- the GGACT gene encoding gamma-glutamylaminecyclotransferase, translating into MARLFIYGTLKKGQPNSSVITNPANGKAEFLGRGRTVEKYPLVIAGQHNIPFLLHVPGKGHRVFGEMYTVDNQMLQVLDEFEQCPDVYQRTPMRIEVLEWEGKSKTPEEKPAVNSTVECFVYSTSTFQPEWLNLPFYDSYNCQGEHGLRYNPRENR; encoded by the coding sequence ATGGCACGCCTCTTCATCTACGGCACCTTGAAGAAAGGCCAGCCCAACTCCTCCGTCATAACAAATCCCGCCAACGGGAAGGCCGAATTCCTGGGCAGGGGACGCACTGTCGAGAAATACCCTCTGGTGATTGCGGGCCAACACAACATTCCCTTCCTGCTGCACGTCCCGGGAAAAGGGCACCGTGTTTTTGGGGAGATGTACACTGTCGACAACCAGATGCTGCAAGTCCTTGATGAATTTGAACAATGCCCAGACGTGTATCAGCGCACTCCCATGAGAATTGAAGTTTTAGAGTGGGAAGGTAAAAGCAAGACACCTGAGGAGAAGCCAGCTGTCAACAGCACCGTGGAATGCTTTGTATACAGCACGAGTACCTTCCAGCCGGAGTGGCTAAATCTCCCTTTCTATGACAGTTACAACTGCCAAGGGGAACATGGCCTTCGTTATAATCCTCGTGAAAATAGATGA